In Mangrovivirga cuniculi, the following proteins share a genomic window:
- a CDS encoding NAD(P)H-hydrate dehydratase, whose amino-acid sequence MIKILSSSQIRDADKHTIENEPIESIDLMERASASFSKWFIGEFPGKCKVHVVSGKGNNGGDGLAVARILKRNGYEVKVYTTSDEGSEDFNINFHRLPEGIERKVVDDSLGSIETGVLIDALFGSGLDRPIEGRYAKIVKEINQFAGQVVSIDIPSGVYADNPVDGEHVVEATHTVSFQLPKLAFFMAENEKFVGDWHVVDIGLDQNFIDHTDSRIHMVTLEDVRSYLKKPAKFSHKGNMGRSMLICGSSGKMGACIIAARAALRSGAGLLTCYVPAVGENIIQTAVPEAMAMVSTFQDYHVEEANFKGMDAVGIGPGLGTEDQTEMALRKWIKQLEVPAVIDADGLNMISSRPDILKHVPEGTIFTPHPKEFSRLAGEAEDSFKRLEMAREYAKKHKVIIVLKGAYTAVFDTEGSVYFNSTGNPGMATGGSGDALTGIITALLGQGYSSKWAAIVGVFIHGLAGDEAAEDLGCISMTATDIIDYLPDAFRHVEMR is encoded by the coding sequence ATGATAAAAATATTGTCTTCCTCGCAAATACGGGACGCTGATAAACACACCATAGAAAACGAACCCATCGAATCGATCGATCTCATGGAAAGAGCTTCAGCGTCATTTTCAAAATGGTTTATTGGAGAATTTCCCGGCAAATGTAAAGTTCATGTTGTTTCAGGTAAGGGAAATAATGGTGGAGATGGCCTCGCAGTAGCTAGAATATTAAAGCGAAATGGGTATGAAGTAAAGGTTTATACAACCTCTGATGAAGGTAGTGAAGATTTTAATATAAACTTTCACCGTTTACCGGAAGGCATAGAACGAAAGGTAGTAGATGATTCTCTGGGTTCTATTGAGACAGGAGTACTTATAGATGCATTATTTGGATCAGGTTTAGACAGGCCCATAGAAGGACGATATGCTAAAATCGTAAAAGAGATCAACCAGTTTGCCGGCCAGGTAGTTTCCATTGATATTCCCTCAGGAGTTTATGCAGATAATCCGGTTGATGGAGAGCATGTAGTAGAGGCTACACACACAGTTTCTTTTCAACTCCCAAAGCTAGCTTTTTTCATGGCTGAGAATGAAAAATTTGTTGGTGACTGGCATGTCGTTGATATAGGTCTGGATCAGAACTTTATTGATCATACTGACTCAAGAATTCACATGGTGACTTTGGAAGATGTCAGGTCTTACCTGAAAAAGCCTGCTAAATTTTCTCATAAAGGAAATATGGGTAGATCTATGTTGATATGCGGGTCTTCCGGGAAGATGGGAGCCTGTATCATTGCAGCAAGAGCAGCACTAAGATCAGGTGCCGGGTTACTTACCTGCTATGTTCCAGCTGTTGGTGAAAATATAATTCAGACTGCCGTTCCGGAGGCAATGGCCATGGTATCAACTTTTCAGGACTATCATGTTGAGGAAGCTAATTTTAAAGGGATGGATGCCGTGGGAATTGGTCCCGGATTAGGGACAGAGGACCAGACAGAAATGGCCTTGAGAAAGTGGATCAAACAACTTGAGGTTCCCGCTGTAATTGATGCTGATGGTCTTAATATGATATCATCACGTCCTGATATACTTAAGCATGTTCCCGAAGGAACTATATTTACTCCTCATCCAAAAGAATTTAGCCGGCTTGCCGGCGAAGCTGAGGACTCATTTAAGCGGCTGGAGATGGCCAGGGAATATGCAAAAAAACATAAGGTAATAATTGTATTAAAAGGAGCGTATACTGCAGTTTTTGATACCGAAGGGAGTGTTTACTTTAATTCAACGGGTAATCCGGGTATGGCAACAGGTGGTAGTGGCGATGCACTAACTGGAATTATCACTGCCTTACTGGGGCAGGGCTATTCATCTAAATGGGCTGCAATAGTAGGGGTTTTTATACATGGCCTTGCAGGTGATGAAGCAGCTGAGGACCTTGGGTGCATATCAATGACTGCAACGGATATTATCGATTATCTTCCGGACGCATTCAGACATGTAGAAATGAGATAA
- the leuD gene encoding 3-isopropylmalate dehydratase small subunit has product MQKISIIKSTAVPLPEDNVDTDQIIPARFLKATSREGFGDNLFRDWRYESDGSPKKDFVLNNNKYQGEILVAGKNFGSGSSREHAAWALYDYGFRVVISSFFADIFKSNALNNGLLPVQVSEQFLSKIFAEIEKDPETAITVDLPEQKVTLNSLDLSENFEVSDYKKKCLINGFDDIDYILTLKNEIIDFEKQRVRFS; this is encoded by the coding sequence ATGCAAAAAATATCAATAATTAAATCGACAGCGGTTCCTTTACCGGAGGATAATGTAGATACAGATCAGATAATACCTGCAAGATTTCTCAAGGCAACATCCAGAGAGGGATTTGGAGATAATTTGTTCAGAGACTGGAGATATGAAAGTGATGGATCTCCTAAGAAAGACTTTGTACTGAACAATAATAAATACCAGGGGGAGATTCTTGTTGCCGGCAAAAATTTTGGCAGCGGTTCGAGTCGTGAACACGCTGCCTGGGCTCTTTATGATTATGGATTCAGAGTAGTGATTTCTTCTTTTTTTGCTGATATATTTAAAAGTAATGCGTTAAATAATGGGCTTTTACCTGTACAGGTCAGCGAGCAATTTTTGAGTAAAATTTTTGCTGAAATAGAAAAAGACCCGGAAACAGCAATTACAGTAGATTTACCTGAGCAAAAGGTTACCCTCAATTCTTTAGATTTGTCAGAAAATTTTGAAGTGAGCGATTATAAAAAGAAGTGTCTGATAAATGGGTTCGATGATATAGATTATATCCTTACCCTTAAAAATGAAATAATAGACTTCGAAAAACAAAGAGTAAGATTTTCATGA
- a CDS encoding outer membrane beta-barrel protein, producing the protein MRLTIFSLLFIFINTVSFGQEEEKTSPWNSVPGNLWTEVGFNFTFDKPDSIGSNWFASKRIQFNYQLQFNLGEESGLTFHPGLALAVEKQSYDGNNVFVDIGDEAVFAPASNLVPGSINKTGFFTTYIDVPVEFMWHLNKSDYRRSFKVALGGYVGYSLGGKTKIKYEFSGDTRKYKEKSDYGLESFRYGAVFKIGFGGVMGYYRHNFSKIFQDDESPAEFINATQSSAGVALRIF; encoded by the coding sequence ATGCGTTTAACCATTTTCAGTTTACTTTTTATATTCATTAATACTGTTTCATTTGGTCAGGAAGAGGAAAAAACCTCACCCTGGAATAGTGTGCCTGGTAATTTATGGACAGAAGTTGGATTTAACTTTACTTTTGACAAACCTGACTCTATCGGTTCTAATTGGTTTGCATCTAAAAGAATCCAATTTAATTACCAGCTACAGTTTAATTTGGGAGAAGAATCAGGACTGACTTTTCATCCCGGCCTAGCATTAGCAGTTGAAAAACAATCTTATGACGGCAACAATGTTTTTGTCGATATTGGTGATGAAGCAGTCTTTGCCCCTGCTTCTAATTTAGTTCCCGGTAGCATTAACAAAACAGGTTTTTTCACAACCTACATTGATGTCCCGGTAGAATTCATGTGGCACTTAAATAAATCTGACTATAGAAGAAGTTTCAAGGTCGCTCTCGGAGGATACGTTGGTTATTCTCTAGGTGGTAAAACAAAAATCAAATATGAGTTTTCAGGAGATACACGTAAGTATAAAGAAAAGTCAGATTACGGTCTTGAATCATTCAGGTACGGTGCAGTATTTAAAATTGGATTTGGAGGGGTAATGGGTTATTACAGACACAATTTCTCTAAAATATTCCAGGATGATGAATCACCGGCAGAATTTATTAACGCGACGCAATCTTCTGCAGGTGTTGCATTGAGAATATTCTAA
- the leuB gene encoding 3-isopropylmalate dehydrogenase → MSETKKIAVLAGDGIGPEVCDEAIKVLKAVGKIWGHNFQFSKGFVGAAAIGETGDPYPVETHSLCLNSDAILFGAIGDPKYDNDPNAKVRPEQGLLRMRKALGLYANIRPVTAYEALLDSSPLKHERIAGTDLVIFRELTGGIYFGKPSGRSENDLEAFDASLYSRQEIRRIAIKAFEAARKRKNKVTLVDKANVLATSRLWRDEVKDLHQREYADVELDYLFVDNAAMQLILNPSSFDVLLTENMFGDILSDEASVIGGSLGLLPSASVGDSSALYEPVHGSYPQAKGKNIANPIATILSAAMMLETSFDMVEEASLIRQAVQDSLNEGVGTEDLFKSNPSTTNEVGDYIAGKILEKEKV, encoded by the coding sequence ATGAGTGAGACAAAAAAAATTGCCGTATTAGCAGGTGATGGAATAGGCCCTGAAGTTTGTGATGAAGCAATAAAAGTACTTAAGGCTGTAGGTAAAATATGGGGGCATAATTTTCAATTCAGTAAAGGGTTTGTCGGGGCTGCAGCAATAGGTGAAACAGGAGACCCTTACCCGGTAGAAACTCATAGTCTGTGTTTGAATTCAGATGCAATATTATTCGGGGCTATTGGTGATCCGAAATATGACAATGATCCAAATGCTAAGGTTAGGCCGGAACAGGGATTGTTAAGAATGAGAAAAGCCCTTGGGCTTTATGCTAATATACGGCCAGTAACTGCATATGAAGCATTGCTGGACTCGTCTCCACTAAAGCATGAGCGAATTGCAGGTACAGATCTTGTGATTTTCAGAGAGCTTACCGGAGGGATATATTTTGGCAAGCCCAGTGGTCGAAGTGAAAATGACCTGGAGGCATTTGATGCAAGTTTATATTCAAGGCAAGAGATTAGACGAATAGCTATAAAAGCATTTGAAGCTGCCAGAAAGAGGAAGAATAAAGTTACACTGGTAGACAAAGCAAACGTTTTGGCTACTTCAAGACTATGGAGAGATGAGGTCAAAGATCTTCACCAAAGGGAATATGCAGATGTTGAACTGGATTATTTATTTGTTGATAATGCAGCAATGCAGTTAATCCTAAATCCTTCTTCATTTGATGTATTACTGACCGAAAATATGTTTGGTGATATATTATCAGATGAGGCCTCTGTAATAGGCGGGTCTCTTGGTTTGTTACCAAGTGCATCTGTTGGAGATAGCTCTGCATTATATGAGCCGGTTCATGGGTCATATCCTCAGGCCAAAGGTAAAAATATTGCCAATCCGATAGCAACAATATTATCTGCTGCCATGATGCTGGAAACTTCTTTTGACATGGTGGAAGAAGCTAGTTTAATTAGGCAAGCAGTTCAGGATTCCCTTAATGAAGGAGTAGGAACAGAAGATTTATTTAAATCCAACCCCAGTACAACAAATGAGGTTGGCGATTATATTGCTGGTAAAATTCTGGAGAAAGAAAAAGTTTAG
- a CDS encoding ATP-binding protein: MISSVIAQGDTTLVINEINYPIYKSLTSDYLHTDPDSAFLLGEILIDYLNEIGNNEEIIIIKGYMAISATETGDYKRAVLLTHQGLALLDEIQDQNAKRVVYSNAGLVYKSLGYYTKAIEYYQKALDQIGSADKSKRSLSLGHIGDCLINLGEIEKGLQYIQEAHEINIEFGKHNNELFSASYLMNANLKLGNNNEVIDLYEKYRVKVDSSGETLARVFVKLAAAKAYMNTGDMDSAFILLRSIEKEAEEMNLYNYTEDIYKLLAEFFESKGLEDRSDEYFKKYVELLTVNSRTNREREIQALQMGFDLANQAEENQRLLELAELKDAAARRQTIYTWIFLGLSVVLAFILYRSQKIRTELRTTNQQLINSRELIIDQNKKIEQQNRDLEEKVQKRTRALTGANNELRTQNDQLEQYAFITAHNLRSPIARMIGLIQILNGQEKSEQEKILGHIRGEAKSLDQIVQDLNQILSIRKGAGKAYEEIDIKEFILNLVEPFKKEFVSVNGELIVNVPDGIKWNLIPAYFKSIIQNLINNSLKYRDANRKIRVEINVGIEGGELGVDIIDNAIGMDMDVVRSKIFGLYQRFTTNVEGKGMGLYMVKLQAEAMNGRIEVQSEKGVGSEFYLRFQHNS, encoded by the coding sequence ATGATAAGCTCTGTAATAGCACAGGGTGACACAACTCTTGTAATCAATGAAATTAATTATCCTATATATAAGTCTCTCACCAGTGACTATCTGCATACAGATCCTGATAGCGCGTTTTTATTAGGGGAAATTCTTATTGATTACCTTAATGAGATCGGGAATAATGAAGAAATAATAATCATCAAAGGCTATATGGCGATATCTGCTACGGAAACCGGTGATTATAAAAGAGCTGTTTTACTGACTCATCAGGGTTTAGCTTTATTGGATGAGATCCAAGATCAAAATGCAAAAAGAGTGGTCTACTCTAATGCAGGTTTGGTTTATAAAAGTCTCGGTTATTACACTAAGGCAATTGAATATTATCAAAAAGCCCTGGATCAAATAGGATCCGCTGATAAAAGCAAGAGATCTCTTTCATTAGGACACATTGGCGATTGCCTCATAAATTTAGGTGAAATTGAAAAAGGGCTACAGTATATTCAAGAAGCGCATGAGATAAATATTGAATTTGGCAAACATAATAACGAGCTGTTTTCAGCAAGTTATCTAATGAATGCAAATTTAAAACTGGGTAACAACAATGAGGTTATTGACTTATATGAAAAATACAGAGTTAAGGTAGATTCCTCAGGTGAAACCCTGGCCAGAGTATTTGTTAAGCTTGCAGCTGCTAAAGCATATATGAATACGGGAGATATGGATAGTGCTTTTATTTTACTTCGGTCGATTGAAAAAGAGGCTGAGGAAATGAATTTGTATAATTACACAGAGGATATCTATAAATTGCTTGCCGAGTTTTTTGAAAGTAAAGGGTTAGAAGACAGGTCTGATGAATATTTTAAGAAATATGTTGAACTACTAACAGTAAACAGTAGAACTAATCGGGAAAGAGAAATTCAGGCATTGCAAATGGGCTTTGATCTAGCTAATCAAGCTGAGGAGAATCAAAGATTACTGGAACTGGCTGAACTCAAGGATGCAGCTGCACGAAGACAGACAATATATACGTGGATATTTTTGGGTTTATCTGTTGTTCTGGCTTTCATTCTTTATCGTTCTCAAAAGATCAGGACTGAATTAAGAACGACTAATCAACAATTAATCAATTCAAGAGAATTAATAATTGATCAAAATAAAAAGATAGAACAGCAAAACAGAGATTTAGAGGAAAAGGTTCAAAAAAGAACCAGGGCTCTTACGGGTGCAAATAATGAGCTTAGAACTCAAAATGATCAATTGGAGCAATATGCATTTATTACTGCTCATAATCTCCGGTCTCCCATAGCAAGGATGATTGGACTTATCCAAATTTTGAACGGACAGGAAAAAAGTGAGCAGGAAAAAATTCTGGGCCATATAAGGGGAGAAGCAAAGAGTCTGGATCAGATAGTTCAGGATCTTAACCAGATATTATCTATTCGGAAAGGTGCCGGAAAAGCATATGAGGAAATTGATATCAAAGAATTCATTTTAAATTTAGTTGAGCCATTCAAAAAGGAATTTGTTAGTGTTAATGGAGAGCTTATCGTTAATGTACCCGATGGAATTAAATGGAATCTGATTCCGGCATATTTTAAAAGTATTATTCAAAATTTGATCAACAATTCTTTAAAGTATCGAGATGCGAACAGAAAAATCCGTGTAGAAATTAATGTTGGAATAGAAGGGGGAGAGCTAGGTGTCGATATAATTGATAATGCAATTGGTATGGATATGGATGTAGTAAGGTCAAAGATTTTTGGGCTCTACCAGCGGTTTACTACTAATGTTGAAGGTAAAGGAATGGGTCTCTACATGGTAAAGCTTCAGGCAGAAGCGATGAATGGAAGGATTGAGGTGCAAAGTGAGAAGGGTGTGGGGTCGGAATTTTATCTTCGATTCCAGCATAATAGCTAG
- the asnS gene encoding asparagine--tRNA ligase, producing the protein MEYIRIKELLDQPKTGETVTVKGWVKTRRGSKQVNFIALNDGSTIHNLQIVAETEKFGEEVIKKITTGACLSVTGEVVESKGSGQAIEILGEKIAVLGESDPEKFPLQPKKHSLEFLREKAHLRVRTTTFGAIYRIRHAMIFAVHKFFNDRGFFNVHTPILTSSDAEGAGEMFRVTTLDPKNPPLTEDGKVDWREDFFEKQANLTVSGQLEGELSALALGNIYTFGPTFRAENSNTTRHLAEFWMIEPEMAFHDLKDNAELAEDFLKYLVNYALENCEDDLNFLAKREEDENKNKPANERPALSLLERLKMVRDNDFAFCTYTEAIDILKNSKPNKKKKFNYPVDEWGVDMQSEHEKYLVEKHFKKPVIVTDYPKDIKAFYMRVNDDNKTVAAMDILFPGIGEIVGGSQREERMDVLTSRMKEFNIEEEHMQWYLDTRRFGSCVHSGFGLGFERMMLFVTGMTNIRDVIPFPRTPGNCEF; encoded by the coding sequence GTGGAATATATTCGAATTAAGGAATTGCTGGACCAGCCAAAAACAGGGGAAACTGTTACAGTGAAAGGCTGGGTTAAAACCAGAAGAGGAAGTAAGCAGGTCAACTTTATTGCACTTAATGATGGCTCAACTATTCACAACCTTCAAATAGTTGCAGAAACTGAAAAGTTCGGTGAAGAAGTGATCAAAAAAATAACCACCGGGGCATGCCTTTCAGTAACCGGAGAAGTGGTAGAATCAAAAGGATCAGGACAGGCAATTGAGATCCTGGGAGAAAAAATAGCGGTACTCGGAGAATCAGACCCGGAGAAGTTCCCTCTACAACCTAAAAAGCATTCACTGGAATTCTTAAGAGAAAAAGCTCACTTAAGAGTCAGAACTACAACTTTTGGTGCGATCTACAGGATCAGACATGCAATGATCTTTGCTGTTCATAAATTCTTTAATGACAGAGGGTTTTTTAATGTCCATACTCCGATCTTAACATCTTCTGATGCTGAAGGAGCGGGTGAAATGTTTAGAGTAACTACGCTGGATCCTAAAAACCCACCACTTACAGAAGATGGGAAAGTCGACTGGAGAGAAGACTTTTTTGAGAAACAAGCTAACTTGACGGTTTCCGGTCAGCTGGAAGGAGAGTTGTCTGCATTGGCTCTGGGTAATATTTATACTTTTGGACCTACATTCAGAGCAGAAAATTCGAATACTACCAGGCACCTGGCTGAATTCTGGATGATCGAGCCTGAAATGGCATTTCATGATCTAAAAGACAATGCTGAGCTTGCTGAGGATTTCCTCAAATACCTGGTTAATTATGCTCTTGAGAATTGCGAGGATGATCTGAACTTCCTTGCGAAAAGAGAGGAAGACGAGAATAAAAACAAACCTGCAAATGAACGCCCTGCTTTAAGTCTTCTTGAAAGGCTTAAAATGGTAAGAGATAATGATTTTGCATTCTGCACATATACTGAAGCGATTGATATCCTGAAAAATTCTAAACCAAATAAAAAGAAAAAATTCAATTATCCGGTTGATGAATGGGGTGTTGACATGCAGTCAGAACATGAAAAATACCTTGTTGAGAAACATTTCAAGAAACCGGTTATCGTCACAGACTACCCTAAAGATATCAAAGCCTTTTATATGAGGGTAAACGACGATAACAAGACCGTAGCAGCAATGGATATTTTATTCCCCGGAATTGGTGAGATCGTTGGCGGCAGCCAGAGAGAAGAAAGAATGGATGTTCTTACCAGCAGAATGAAGGAGTTTAATATCGAAGAAGAGCATATGCAGTGGTACCTAGACACAAGAAGATTTGGCTCATGTGTTCACAGTGGTTTCGGCCTGGGATTTGAGAGAATGATGCTGTTCGTAACAGGTATGACAAATATCAGAGATGTAATTCCATTCCCTAGAACTCCGGGAAATTGTGAGTTCTAA
- the rpoN gene encoding RNA polymerase factor sigma-54 translates to MQKLGLSQALQQKLSPQQIQFIKLLQVPTAELESRIEEELEVNPALEEGKEENTDDSLNEDTYEDDYDDGPDIDDYLRDDDFAGYKMQGDGRSPDEEDKSMPVVGQSSLSEQLISQLGFTDLEDREYQIGLQLIGSIESDGYIRRDLEAIRNDLAFSQNIETSVEELEEILKIIQEFDPPGIAARDLQECLTIQLERKNEDIPEVKLAKKIILVCFDEFTKKHYSKILKKLNIEDEDLFKEAVNLITKLNPKPGGASSGIARTQYLMPDFIVTNNNGNLELSLNSKNAPDLRISRSYSDMLDAYDKSDKKDKKLKETVTFVKQKLDSAKWFIDAIKQRQNTLLSTMNAILQYQYDYFQEGDESELRPMILKDIADKIGMDISTVSRVANSKAVQTEFGIFPLKYFFSEGISTESGEDVSSRQVKHDLKELIEKEDKRKPLSDDKLEKLLKSKGYNIARRTVAKYREQMNIPVARLRKEIV, encoded by the coding sequence ATGCAAAAGTTAGGCTTATCACAGGCGCTACAACAAAAGTTATCACCACAGCAAATACAGTTTATCAAACTGTTGCAGGTGCCTACTGCCGAGCTTGAATCAAGAATAGAAGAAGAGCTTGAAGTAAATCCTGCTCTTGAAGAAGGGAAGGAAGAAAATACCGATGACTCGCTAAATGAAGATACTTATGAGGATGATTATGATGATGGTCCTGATATTGACGATTATTTAAGAGATGATGACTTTGCAGGCTATAAGATGCAAGGAGATGGGAGAAGTCCTGACGAAGAAGATAAATCAATGCCTGTAGTCGGGCAATCGTCACTGTCAGAACAATTGATTAGCCAGCTTGGGTTTACTGATCTCGAAGACAGGGAGTACCAGATCGGCCTTCAACTTATCGGTAGTATTGAAAGTGATGGATATATAAGGAGAGATCTTGAAGCAATCAGAAATGATCTTGCTTTTAGTCAGAATATTGAAACCTCAGTTGAAGAACTGGAGGAGATATTGAAGATTATCCAGGAATTTGATCCTCCGGGAATAGCGGCAAGAGATTTGCAGGAATGTCTGACTATTCAACTGGAAAGAAAAAATGAAGATATACCTGAGGTTAAGCTAGCTAAAAAGATCATTTTGGTTTGCTTTGATGAATTCACAAAGAAACATTACTCTAAAATATTGAAAAAACTTAATATTGAGGATGAGGATCTTTTCAAGGAGGCTGTAAATCTGATTACCAAATTGAATCCAAAGCCCGGAGGAGCATCTTCAGGAATTGCGCGGACTCAATATTTAATGCCAGACTTCATTGTAACCAATAACAATGGAAACCTGGAATTGTCTCTGAATAGTAAAAATGCACCGGACCTGAGAATCAGCCGGTCTTATTCAGATATGCTTGATGCTTATGATAAAAGTGACAAAAAGGATAAGAAACTTAAAGAAACAGTCACATTTGTAAAGCAAAAGCTTGATTCAGCCAAATGGTTTATCGATGCTATTAAACAAAGGCAGAATACATTACTTTCTACAATGAACGCCATTCTTCAGTATCAATATGATTATTTTCAGGAGGGAGACGAGTCTGAGCTTCGCCCGATGATTCTAAAAGATATTGCTGATAAGATTGGAATGGATATCTCCACAGTATCAAGAGTAGCAAATAGTAAAGCTGTTCAAACTGAATTCGGGATTTTTCCTTTAAAATACTTTTTCTCAGAAGGTATTTCTACTGAAAGTGGAGAGGATGTATCAAGTCGTCAGGTCAAACACGATTTAAAAGAGCTTATTGAAAAGGAAGATAAGCGTAAACCGCTTTCTGATGATAAACTGGAAAAACTACTGAAGTCTAAAGGGTATAATATTGCCCGGAGAACGGTGGCGAAATACAGAGAGCAAATGAACATACCGGTTGCCCGCTTAAGAAAGGAGATTGTTTGA
- the leuC gene encoding 3-isopropylmalate dehydratase large subunit, whose protein sequence is MGKTLFEKVWERHVVHKVSPSTDLLYIDKHLIHEVTSPQAFSGIEKRGLKVFRPENTVATADHNVPTKDQHLPIREALSRKQVEKLSENCKNHGIELYGLGHPYQGIVHVIGPELGITQPGMTIVCGDSHTSTHGAFGSIAFGIGTSEVEQVFATQCLLQKKPKTMRIVVNGKLKNGVLSKDIILYIISKISSSGGTGFFVEYAGSAIESLSMEARMTICNMSIEMGARGGMIAPDETTFEYVKGREFAPAGEDFERAVEDWSQLKSDSDADFDSEYIFDAADIEPMITYGTNPGMGIKIDDLVPAESDLNDENAKKSLAKSLSYMGLQTGEKLLGKPVNYVFIGSCTNSRIEDLRLVANYVKGKKKAENITALFIPGSKQVELQAKAEGIDKIFSEAGFELREPGCSACLGMNEDKVPQGEYCVSTSNRNFEGRQGPGARTLLASPLTAAATAINGFISIAE, encoded by the coding sequence ATGGGAAAAACCCTTTTTGAAAAGGTGTGGGAACGTCATGTTGTGCATAAGGTATCCCCATCAACAGATCTTTTATACATTGACAAACACCTGATTCATGAAGTGACAAGTCCGCAGGCTTTTTCTGGCATAGAAAAGAGGGGACTTAAAGTATTCAGGCCCGAAAATACTGTTGCGACAGCTGATCATAATGTACCTACTAAAGATCAGCACCTGCCTATCAGGGAAGCATTAAGTCGTAAGCAAGTCGAAAAACTTTCTGAAAATTGTAAAAATCACGGTATTGAACTTTATGGTCTCGGACATCCTTACCAGGGTATTGTTCATGTTATTGGGCCTGAATTAGGTATCACTCAACCAGGAATGACAATTGTTTGTGGCGATAGTCATACGAGTACTCACGGTGCTTTTGGTTCTATTGCTTTTGGTATCGGAACCTCCGAAGTTGAGCAGGTTTTTGCCACTCAGTGCTTGTTACAAAAAAAGCCGAAGACCATGCGCATAGTGGTTAACGGTAAATTAAAGAATGGTGTACTTTCAAAAGACATTATATTATATATCATCAGCAAAATTTCTTCTTCTGGAGGAACAGGTTTTTTTGTGGAGTACGCTGGCTCAGCAATCGAGAGTCTAAGTATGGAAGCAAGAATGACTATCTGCAATATGAGTATTGAGATGGGGGCCAGAGGAGGAATGATCGCTCCGGATGAAACGACTTTTGAGTACGTAAAAGGTAGAGAGTTTGCTCCTGCGGGAGAGGATTTTGAAAGGGCAGTTGAAGACTGGTCTCAATTGAAAAGTGATTCGGATGCTGATTTTGATTCAGAATATATTTTTGATGCAGCAGACATTGAGCCGATGATCACCTATGGAACTAACCCTGGAATGGGTATTAAAATTGATGATTTGGTTCCTGCAGAAAGCGATCTTAATGATGAAAATGCGAAAAAAAGCCTTGCCAAATCTTTAAGCTACATGGGGCTACAGACGGGAGAAAAATTACTCGGAAAGCCTGTTAATTATGTTTTTATTGGAAGTTGTACGAATAGTCGGATTGAAGATCTGAGGTTGGTAGCCAATTACGTTAAAGGTAAGAAAAAAGCGGAAAATATTACTGCATTGTTTATTCCTGGATCAAAACAGGTAGAGCTTCAGGCTAAGGCGGAAGGTATAGATAAAATATTTTCTGAAGCCGGGTTCGAACTGAGAGAACCCGGTTGTTCAGCGTGCCTGGGAATGAATGAGGATAAAGTTCCACAAGGAGAGTATTGTGTTTCAACCAGCAATAGAAATTTTGAAGGTAGACAAGGACCCGGAGCAAGGACTTTATTAGCTAGTCCATTGACTGCCGCAGCAACTGCTATCAATGGATTTATATCTATTGCTGAATAA